In Magnetospirillum sp. 15-1, the sequence AAATCGGCGTCGGTCTCGGCCTCGTCGCTGGAATCGTCCTTCTGGTGGGCGATTTCCATCTTCTCGAAGCATTCGCGGATCAGGTCGCGGTCCACGTCGGTGCCGCGCAGCGCCGCGAAATAGGCGGCCGAGCCCTCGACGAAGCGGCGGAATTCCAGATAGTCGAAGGTGGTCTCGGGCCGCGACGCCAGGGCGGTGTACAGCGGCTCGGTGAAGCCCTCGCCCAGCATGGGGGCGACGAAGGTGGCGCCGCCGCGTCCCGATTTCAGCAGGCCGCGCTTTTCCAGCTTCTCCAGCGCCTCGCGCAGGGACGGGCGGGAGACGTCGAAGCGCTGGGCCAGCTCGCGTTCGGCCAGCAGGCGTTCTCCTGGCCGCAAACTCCCTTCAAGGATAAGCTGCTCCAGGTGGTCGGCGATGGTGTCGGCCAGCTTGGCCGGCCTGATCGGTTCCGTCATGTGCTGCCCTCTTTGTGCGGGCTTTGTCTACCCGCACCTTTCGCTCATGTAAAGCCGCCTCTGTCTGATGGTAAGCTCAAAGCTCCTGTTTACAACAGTGGTAAAAAGTTTTATCCACCGCCCCATCAACGATCAACATGGTGAGCCATGACATCCTCCGCCTCGGGCAAGCCCCCTTTTCGCAAGCTGCTGGTCGCCAATCGCGGCGAGATCGCCATCCGCATCTGCCGCGCCGCCACCGAACTGGGGCTGGGCACCGTGGCGGTGTATTCCACCGAGGATCGCTTCGCCCTGCATCGCTTCAAGGCGGATGAGAGCTATCTGATCGGCAAGGGAAGCGGGCCGATCGAGGCCTATCTGTCCATCGACGAGATGATCCGGGTGGGTCGTGAGGCCGGCTGCGACGCCGTGCATCCCGGCTACGGCTTCCTGTCCGAGAATCCGGATTTCGCCGATGCGGTGCGGGCGGCGGGCATGGCCTTCGTCGGCCCCTCGTCCGACGTCATGCGCCTGCTGGGCAATAAGGTGGCGGCGCGCGCCCTGGCGGAAAAGGCCGGGGTGCCGGTGATGCCGGCCACGGGGCCGCTGCCCGCCGATCTGGCCGAGAGCAAGCGGCTGGCGGCGGCGGTCGGCTACCCCCTGATGCTGAAGGCCAGCTGGGGCGGCGGCGGTCGCGGCATGCGGGTGATCGAGGCCGAGACCGAACTGGAGGAACTCCTGGCGGTGGCGCGGCGCGAAGCCAAGGCCGCCTTCGGCAACGACGAGGTCTACCTGGAAAAGCTGGTGCGCCGGGCGCGCCACGTGGAGGTGCAGATCCTGGGCGATTCCCAGGGCAATCTGGTGCATCTGTACGAGCGCGACTGCTCGGTGCAGCGCCGGA encodes:
- a CDS encoding FCD domain-containing protein, whose protein sequence is MTEPIRPAKLADTIADHLEQLILEGSLRPGERLLAERELAQRFDVSRPSLREALEKLEKRGLLKSGRGGATFVAPMLGEGFTEPLYTALASRPETTFDYLEFRRFVEGSAAYFAALRGTDVDRDLIRECFEKMEIAHQKDDSSDEAETDADFHLAVYEASHNLVMLHIMRSLSDMLRKDVFYNRAKLYQRQGVRELLLEQHRAVYQTVMAGDPDAAKAAAEAHIDFTRDALMEIAKADARLEVSLRRIAKTDLVAARR